In Streptomyces chartreusis NRRL 3882, the following are encoded in one genomic region:
- a CDS encoding SCO0930 family lipoprotein gives MKTSWRSASLVASAAAVLALTTACGQDSPPAASQNVGASAAPGDYGSIGTGNGVAGTAGGQQAAPSPSSPSNPAGKLSVATAEEVGKVVTDSLGLTLYRFDQDTEQPPKSNCDGDCAKTWPPVPADDAEAGEGIDKALLGSVTRADGTKQLTVGGWPAYRYAKDVNAGDVKGQGVGGKWYALAPDGKKAQGGGGAGSAGAEALPGLSTRNDPKLGEIVVDKNGMTVYRFKKDEAWPKPVSNCTGECLEKWPLVEPVDYADTKGIQEKGYMIFDRTDGKGKQQTINCSPIYTFAGDKAPGDTNGQGVGGTWYAVRPDGKLVGASEK, from the coding sequence ATGAAGACCTCCTGGCGGAGCGCCTCACTCGTGGCGAGCGCCGCGGCGGTCCTGGCGCTGACGACGGCGTGTGGTCAGGACAGCCCTCCGGCGGCCAGCCAGAACGTGGGTGCCTCGGCGGCGCCCGGGGACTACGGAAGCATCGGCACCGGGAACGGAGTGGCCGGCACCGCCGGCGGCCAGCAGGCCGCGCCGAGCCCGTCCAGCCCGTCCAACCCCGCGGGCAAGCTGTCCGTCGCCACCGCCGAGGAGGTCGGCAAGGTGGTGACCGACAGTCTGGGGCTCACCCTGTACCGGTTCGACCAGGACACCGAGCAGCCGCCCAAGTCGAACTGCGACGGCGACTGCGCCAAGACCTGGCCGCCGGTGCCCGCCGACGACGCCGAGGCCGGCGAGGGCATCGACAAGGCGCTGCTCGGCTCGGTCACCCGGGCCGACGGCACCAAGCAGCTGACCGTCGGCGGCTGGCCGGCCTACCGCTACGCCAAGGACGTCAACGCCGGTGACGTCAAGGGCCAGGGTGTGGGCGGCAAGTGGTACGCGCTGGCCCCCGACGGCAAGAAGGCACAGGGCGGCGGCGGGGCCGGCAGCGCGGGGGCCGAAGCGCTGCCCGGGCTGTCCACCCGCAACGACCCGAAGCTCGGCGAGATCGTCGTCGACAAGAACGGCATGACCGTCTACCGGTTCAAGAAGGACGAGGCCTGGCCCAAGCCCGTCTCCAACTGCACCGGCGAGTGCCTGGAGAAGTGGCCGCTCGTGGAGCCCGTCGACTACGCCGACACCAAGGGCATCCAGGAGAAGGGCTACATGATCTTCGATCGGACCGACGGCAAGGGCAAGCAGCAGACGATCAACTGCTCGCCGATCTACACCTTCGCCGGTGACAAGGCTCCCGGCGACACCAACGGCCAGGGCGTCGGCGGCACCTGGTACGCCGTGCGGCCCGACGGGAAGCTGGTCGGCGCGTCGGAGAAGTAG
- a CDS encoding GNAT family N-acetyltransferase yields MTVDVLHGVSDIAADDWDALTRDLDIDADRGYLRFREYLESGQSLVVTERGSGELRGALHGALTTSRTGMASHPWKFVGSPSVLRLAEDDPDAERVHRTLRDLAGAGQREAADDAEPVWQVLDRRFGSCYVIRGFDSSELILRPGLDAVEAEQVTRRLIEKARSAALEHGAGAVAFPFVRPGDKVLRGVLAEYGFRSGVVTAASAFHLNGCTTYEEYLEQLPSRRRRRYRQEERQLLTSGLSTGETDLITHAERIAQLEAQTLAKHGGRPDPAAIQRARTVLAEALPDAVRVPAVRRDGVLIACALHLLGRRSSLFMAYGCDYDVTDRGPSYPWSCFYHPIRMAIEHGAETVRLGLEGFEAKAQRGAVPEEREMWIWTPDPEAGERVGALLEFLDTRNTAYLARFSG; encoded by the coding sequence ATGACTGTGGACGTTCTGCACGGCGTGAGCGACATTGCCGCCGACGACTGGGACGCACTCACCCGCGACCTCGACATCGACGCCGACCGGGGCTATCTGCGTTTCCGCGAGTATCTCGAATCCGGCCAGAGCCTGGTGGTGACGGAACGCGGTTCCGGTGAGCTGCGCGGCGCGCTGCACGGCGCGCTCACCACGTCCCGTACCGGTATGGCCAGCCACCCCTGGAAGTTCGTCGGCTCGCCGTCGGTGCTGCGACTCGCCGAGGACGATCCGGATGCCGAGCGGGTGCACCGCACCCTGCGGGATCTCGCCGGCGCCGGGCAGCGGGAGGCGGCGGACGACGCGGAGCCGGTCTGGCAGGTGCTCGACCGGCGGTTCGGCTCCTGCTACGTGATCCGGGGCTTCGACAGCAGCGAGCTGATTCTGCGGCCCGGACTGGATGCCGTCGAAGCCGAACAGGTGACGAGACGGCTGATCGAGAAGGCGCGGTCGGCGGCGCTGGAGCACGGTGCGGGAGCCGTGGCCTTCCCGTTCGTCCGTCCCGGGGACAAGGTGCTGCGCGGTGTACTGGCCGAGTACGGCTTCCGCAGCGGGGTCGTCACCGCGGCCTCGGCCTTTCATCTGAACGGCTGCACCACGTATGAGGAGTACCTGGAGCAGTTGCCGAGCCGGCGCCGCCGCAGGTACCGCCAGGAGGAACGGCAACTCCTCACGTCCGGCCTGTCGACCGGCGAGACGGACCTGATCACGCACGCGGAGCGCATCGCCCAACTGGAGGCCCAGACACTGGCCAAGCACGGTGGGCGTCCCGACCCGGCAGCGATCCAGCGGGCCCGCACGGTGCTGGCGGAGGCGCTGCCGGACGCGGTCCGGGTGCCCGCGGTCCGACGGGACGGCGTCCTCATCGCCTGCGCACTGCACCTGCTGGGCCGGCGCAGCAGCCTCTTCATGGCCTACGGCTGCGACTACGACGTCACGGACCGGGGTCCCTCGTACCCCTGGTCCTGCTTCTACCACCCCATCCGTATGGCCATCGAGCACGGGGCCGAGACGGTACGGCTCGGGCTGGAGGGGTTCGAGGCAAAGGCGCAGCGGGGGGCCGTGCCGGAGGAACGTGAGATGTGGATCTGGACGCCCGACCCGGAGGCGGGCGAACGCGTGGGCGCCCTGCTGGAGTTCCTCGACACCAGGAACACGGCGTACCTGGCACGCTTCTCGGGCTGA
- a CDS encoding SAM-dependent methyltransferase, whose protein sequence is MERPAWAPRSIDISVPSISRMYDYYLGGSHNFEVDREAARRAMEFMPGLPKIMQANRAFMRRAVRYAAGQGISQFLDIGSGIPTFGNVHEVAQSARPGARVVYVDHDPVAVAHSQAVLEGNDDADIVAADLRKPQEILRSHEVERLIDLNQPVALLLVAILHFVEDEDDPYGAVAELGEALAPGSLLVLTHASYEGVPLPPERAGGAVNVYQDIRNPLIMRSREEIARFFKGYDMVEPGLVAMPRWRPDTAPEDEDPYAFSGFAGVGRTA, encoded by the coding sequence ATGGAGCGTCCCGCCTGGGCCCCACGGAGCATCGACATCTCGGTGCCCAGCATCTCCCGGATGTACGACTACTACCTGGGCGGATCGCACAACTTCGAGGTCGACCGGGAAGCGGCCCGCAGGGCCATGGAGTTCATGCCGGGACTCCCCAAGATCATGCAGGCGAACCGGGCGTTCATGCGCCGCGCCGTGCGGTACGCGGCCGGCCAGGGCATCAGCCAGTTCCTGGACATCGGCTCCGGCATACCCACCTTCGGCAACGTGCACGAGGTGGCCCAGTCCGCCCGCCCCGGCGCCCGCGTGGTGTACGTCGACCACGACCCGGTGGCCGTGGCGCACAGCCAGGCGGTCCTCGAGGGCAACGACGACGCGGACATCGTGGCCGCGGACCTCCGCAAGCCCCAGGAGATCCTGCGCAGCCACGAGGTGGAGCGCCTGATCGACCTGAATCAGCCAGTGGCGTTGCTCCTCGTTGCCATACTGCACTTCGTGGAAGACGAGGACGACCCGTACGGGGCGGTGGCCGAACTGGGCGAGGCGCTCGCGCCCGGCAGCCTGCTCGTGCTCACCCATGCCTCGTACGAGGGCGTCCCGCTGCCACCGGAGCGGGCCGGGGGCGCGGTGAACGTGTACCAGGACATCCGCAACCCGCTGATCATGCGCTCGCGCGAGGAGATCGCGCGGTTCTTCAAGGGGTACGACATGGTGGAACCCGGACTGGTGGCGATGCCGCGCTGGCGGCCCGACACCGCACCGGAGGACGAGGATCCGTACGCGTTCTCCGGTTTCGCGGGCGTGGGGCGTACGGCGTGA
- a CDS encoding polysaccharide deacetylase family protein, with protein MKRDQLLTRRRLLIAGTGAVGAAATAGVLTPVTGDGPAESAPAAGPQTRRPPHSSAYRLQPLTGYGPPQAAPRRTLVRREPLLRVSGRGRTMVLTFDDGPDPRYTPAILDTLAEYDVRAMFFVCGEMAADNKVLLARMADEGHVVGNHTWSHPLLTRLTRRQIRSQMERTCDVIEEAYGERPEWFRAPFGAWNRAAFQLGAELGMEPLAWTVDTLDWTTPGTRFIVDRVENGAAPGVVVLSHDAGGDRSQSVRALRRYLPELLDSGYHVTVPRRV; from the coding sequence ATGAAGAGGGATCAGTTGCTCACCCGCCGCCGGTTGTTGATCGCGGGCACCGGCGCCGTGGGAGCGGCCGCCACGGCCGGCGTGCTCACGCCGGTCACCGGGGACGGCCCCGCCGAGTCCGCCCCGGCCGCGGGGCCCCAGACCCGCCGCCCGCCCCACTCCTCCGCGTACCGTCTCCAGCCTCTGACCGGGTACGGGCCGCCGCAGGCCGCTCCCCGCCGGACCCTGGTACGCCGCGAACCGTTGCTGCGCGTCTCCGGCCGCGGCCGCACCATGGTCCTGACGTTCGACGACGGCCCCGACCCCCGCTACACCCCGGCCATCCTCGACACCCTGGCCGAGTACGACGTGCGCGCCATGTTCTTCGTGTGCGGGGAGATGGCCGCCGACAACAAGGTGCTGCTGGCCCGGATGGCCGACGAGGGCCATGTCGTCGGGAACCACACCTGGTCCCACCCGCTGCTCACCCGCCTCACCCGCCGGCAGATCCGCTCCCAGATGGAACGCACCTGCGATGTCATCGAGGAGGCCTACGGCGAGCGCCCCGAGTGGTTCCGCGCCCCCTTCGGCGCCTGGAACCGCGCCGCCTTCCAACTGGGCGCCGAACTCGGCATGGAACCCCTCGCCTGGACGGTCGACACCCTCGACTGGACCACCCCCGGCACCCGGTTCATCGTCGACCGGGTCGAGAACGGCGCCGCCCCCGGTGTCGTGGTGCTCTCGCACGACGCCGGGGGCGACCGCTCGCAGAGCGTGCGGGCCCTGCGGCGCTATCTGCCCGAACTGCTGGACTCCGGCTACCACGTCACCGTGCCCCGGCGCGTCTAG
- a CDS encoding DUF4239 domain-containing protein, translating to MLAACVVVVVITVVRHRTASDDEDPSETPDVIEYMTMWIGVVYAIVLGLAIAGVWEGRSAAQDHVQAEATALYEISERVRVYPDDVRDRIRDDIHAYVSHVVTTEWDTMADHGQVTERGGELFERVRQDVTDYEPKTDFEAQAYQPLIDQVTAASQARIARAESTGETMPGVVWFGLIAGAVVTIGMIFALQIRRTTRELVLAGLFSALIAFLLFLIWDFDSPYSRGVTASAEPFLNLFPGAGD from the coding sequence ATGCTGGCCGCCTGTGTCGTAGTGGTCGTCATCACCGTCGTGCGCCACCGCACGGCGTCCGACGACGAGGACCCCAGCGAGACCCCGGACGTCATCGAGTACATGACGATGTGGATCGGCGTGGTGTACGCCATCGTCCTGGGTCTGGCGATCGCCGGCGTGTGGGAGGGGCGCAGCGCCGCCCAGGACCACGTCCAGGCGGAGGCCACCGCGCTGTACGAGATCTCGGAGCGGGTCCGGGTGTACCCGGACGACGTGCGCGACCGCATCCGGGACGACATCCATGCCTATGTGAGCCATGTCGTCACCACCGAGTGGGACACCATGGCCGACCACGGCCAGGTCACCGAGCGCGGCGGTGAGCTCTTCGAGCGCGTCCGCCAGGACGTCACCGACTACGAACCGAAGACGGACTTCGAGGCCCAGGCCTACCAGCCGCTCATCGACCAGGTGACCGCGGCCAGCCAGGCCCGGATCGCCCGGGCGGAGTCGACCGGGGAGACCATGCCGGGCGTGGTGTGGTTCGGCCTGATCGCCGGAGCCGTCGTCACCATCGGGATGATCTTCGCCCTCCAGATCCGCAGAACGACGCGGGAACTGGTCCTCGCCGGGCTGTTCTCGGCGCTGATCGCCTTCCTGCTGTTCCTGATCTGGGACTTCGACTCGCCCTACAGCAGGGGCGTGACCGCGTCGGCGGAACCCTTCCTGAACCTCTTCCCGGGGGCCGGGGACTGA
- a CDS encoding LuxR C-terminal-related transcriptional regulator has translation MFSNEARQSDALLKRGTTASWPYPEQTADALSLATLAEEVRAIQSKVGQVRAGLTQLWEVQEALGKSSESGDGLRRITGLREINALLTAAASECRQSVATAQPRGPRQPEVLEQALPRDIAMLRRGVRMRTIYQHTARFSAPTQAYVEKVTALGGEVRTLAEFFERLIVFDRTVAFIPDPEDQQTAVMIRDPAVVAFLVGAFDRVWLTAVPFSSAYESRTEDGIVLAIQQSIARLLLHEEKDAAIARRLGISERNCRGHIAKLMKRLGARNRTHLGYLLASSGLLTADADAGADRDEAGQSL, from the coding sequence ATGTTCTCGAATGAAGCTCGCCAATCGGACGCTTTGCTGAAGCGCGGTACCACGGCGTCCTGGCCGTATCCGGAGCAGACGGCCGACGCCCTGTCCCTCGCCACTCTCGCGGAGGAAGTCCGCGCCATACAGAGCAAGGTGGGACAGGTCCGGGCCGGGCTGACGCAGTTGTGGGAGGTGCAGGAGGCCCTGGGCAAGAGCAGCGAGAGCGGGGACGGACTGCGCCGGATCACCGGCCTGCGCGAGATCAACGCGCTGCTGACCGCCGCCGCTTCCGAATGCCGGCAGAGCGTGGCGACCGCACAGCCCAGGGGGCCGCGGCAGCCGGAGGTCCTGGAGCAGGCGCTGCCCCGGGACATCGCGATGCTGCGGCGCGGCGTCCGCATGCGCACCATCTACCAGCACACGGCACGCTTCAGTGCGCCGACCCAGGCTTACGTGGAGAAGGTGACCGCCCTCGGCGGAGAGGTCCGCACGCTGGCCGAGTTCTTCGAGCGGCTGATCGTCTTCGACCGGACGGTGGCCTTCATCCCGGATCCTGAGGACCAGCAGACCGCCGTGATGATCCGGGACCCGGCGGTGGTGGCGTTCCTCGTCGGCGCGTTCGACCGCGTCTGGCTCACCGCCGTGCCGTTCAGCTCGGCCTACGAGAGCCGCACCGAGGACGGAATAGTCCTGGCCATACAGCAGTCCATCGCCCGTCTGCTGCTGCACGAGGAGAAGGACGCGGCCATCGCCCGGCGGCTCGGCATCAGTGAGCGCAACTGCCGGGGCCACATCGCCAAGCTGATGAAACGCCTCGGCGCCCGCAACCGGACCCATCTGGGCTATCTGCTCGCGTCGTCCGGTCTCCTCACGGCCGATGCCGATGCCGGTGCCGACCGGGACGAGGCGGGCCAGTCCCTGTAG
- a CDS encoding putative bifunctional diguanylate cyclase/phosphodiesterase, which yields MIAEPDGPEDRLRRFATIWSRAVFPVTSTSSTRPEFEEQLLPLARRLSEALLARAFDADAGRAVGAALVDAHCTDPEALSRSLDCVDAYLVLYCGGDGDQEDLRARSARLQHAMAAGFAQALRERTLAEQEAIAQAALKAQGVVAQALHATEARFRAVFEGAAIGIGMADLEGNILQVNGALLRMFGVSEQTMRSRNVMEWTHPDDAPQTWRLYDELVRGEREHYHVEKAFYRPDGTVLWTNLTVSLLRDADGSPQYQLALMEDTTERRLLNLRLRYEATHDALTGLPNRTFFFERLEKALGAGKGQRFGLCYLDLDGFKTINDSLGHAAGDRLLVEVADRLQSCVTAPGEMVARLGGDEFVALTTGPDTQREVDELAARIMNALLAPISVDGRELTVRGSIGIVEGPAGERSPAEVLRSADITMYRAKSAGGNRFELADPEADARAITRHGLTTALPTALERGEFFIEYQPLVHLGDGSVRGAEALVRWLHPQHGVLGPDRFIPLAEHTGLIVPLGRWVLEQSVRQAREWRELHGGVEAVGPLRINVNLSPCQLTHPGLVQDTVDILERTGIEPDALCLEVTESALIGADDDLLKPLRRLAEMGVDIALDDFGTGYSNLANLRRLPVSILKLDRSFTQGMQQFPADPVDLKIVEGIVSLAHSLDLAVTVEGVETGAQAEQLRILGCDTAQGWYYARPGPPERLHELALADATG from the coding sequence GTGATCGCGGAACCCGACGGGCCGGAGGACAGACTCCGCCGGTTCGCGACGATCTGGAGCCGGGCCGTCTTCCCGGTGACCTCGACGTCGTCGACCCGGCCGGAGTTCGAGGAGCAACTGCTGCCCCTGGCCCGGCGGTTGAGCGAGGCACTGCTGGCCCGGGCCTTCGACGCCGACGCGGGCAGGGCGGTCGGCGCCGCCCTCGTGGACGCGCACTGCACCGACCCGGAGGCGCTCAGCCGCTCGCTGGACTGCGTGGACGCCTACCTGGTCCTGTACTGCGGCGGCGACGGCGACCAGGAGGACCTGCGGGCGCGCTCCGCACGCCTCCAGCACGCGATGGCCGCCGGGTTCGCGCAGGCGCTGCGCGAACGGACCCTGGCCGAACAGGAGGCCATCGCCCAGGCCGCCCTGAAGGCGCAGGGCGTGGTGGCGCAGGCCCTGCACGCCACCGAGGCCCGCTTCCGCGCGGTCTTCGAGGGCGCGGCCATAGGTATCGGCATGGCCGACCTCGAGGGCAACATCCTTCAGGTCAACGGCGCGCTGCTGCGCATGTTCGGGGTCTCCGAGCAGACGATGCGCAGCCGCAACGTCATGGAGTGGACCCACCCCGACGACGCGCCGCAGACCTGGCGGCTCTACGACGAACTCGTGCGCGGCGAGCGTGAGCACTACCACGTGGAGAAGGCGTTCTACCGCCCTGACGGAACGGTCCTGTGGACCAACCTGACGGTCTCCCTGCTGCGGGACGCCGACGGCAGCCCGCAGTACCAGCTCGCGCTCATGGAGGACACCACCGAGCGGCGGCTGCTCAACCTGAGGCTGCGCTACGAGGCCACGCACGACGCGCTGACCGGGCTGCCCAACCGCACCTTCTTCTTCGAGCGCCTGGAGAAGGCACTGGGCGCCGGGAAGGGCCAGCGGTTCGGCCTGTGCTACCTCGACCTCGACGGCTTCAAGACCATCAACGACAGCCTCGGCCACGCGGCCGGCGACCGGCTGCTGGTGGAGGTCGCCGACCGGCTCCAGTCCTGCGTCACCGCGCCGGGCGAGATGGTGGCCCGGCTCGGCGGCGACGAGTTCGTGGCACTGACCACGGGCCCCGACACCCAGCGCGAGGTCGACGAGCTCGCCGCCCGCATCATGAACGCGCTGCTGGCGCCGATCAGCGTCGACGGCCGGGAGCTGACCGTGCGCGGCAGCATCGGCATCGTCGAGGGCCCGGCCGGCGAGCGCAGCCCCGCGGAGGTGCTGCGCAGTGCCGACATCACCATGTACCGGGCCAAGTCGGCGGGCGGCAACCGCTTCGAACTCGCCGACCCGGAGGCGGACGCCCGCGCCATCACCCGGCACGGGCTGACCACGGCGCTGCCGACGGCCCTGGAGCGGGGCGAGTTCTTCATCGAGTACCAGCCGCTGGTCCATCTCGGCGACGGCAGTGTGCGCGGTGCGGAGGCCCTGGTGCGCTGGCTGCACCCGCAGCACGGGGTGCTCGGCCCGGACCGGTTCATCCCGCTCGCCGAACACACCGGGCTGATCGTGCCGCTGGGCCGGTGGGTGCTGGAACAGTCCGTACGGCAGGCCCGTGAGTGGCGGGAACTGCACGGGGGTGTCGAGGCCGTGGGTCCGCTGCGGATCAACGTCAACCTGTCTCCCTGCCAGTTGACCCACCCTGGTCTGGTCCAGGACACCGTCGACATCCTGGAACGCACGGGCATCGAACCGGACGCGCTCTGCCTGGAGGTCACGGAGTCGGCGCTGATCGGCGCGGACGACGATCTGCTCAAGCCGTTGCGCCGGCTGGCGGAGATGGGCGTCGACATCGCCCTGGACGACTTCGGTACCGGCTACTCCAACCTCGCCAACCTGCGCCGCCTGCCGGTCAGCATCCTGAAACTGGACCGCTCCTTCACCCAGGGCATGCAGCAGTTCCCGGCCGACCCCGTCGACCTCAAGATCGTCGAGGGGATCGTCTCACTCGCCCACAGCCTGGACCTCGCGGTCACCGTGGAGGGCGTCGAGACAGGGGCCCAGGCGGAACAACTCCGCATACTGGGCTGCGACACCGCCCAGGGCTGGTACTACGCCCGCCCGGGCCCGCCGGAGAGACTGCACGAACTGGCCCTGGCGGACGCGACGGGATGA
- a CDS encoding 2OG-Fe dioxygenase family protein: protein MSMETLSPVEATELSEAGFARYAAEDFRKRVAEYDADRLLEELQEQFVGMPSDPYAPNANRYRRYGRAVYVPWSGNLTWLPPVEDPELGEATEYFQGDFNPEFRGARRRFPAVPAEARANELLRQIILFDAEQALWLDELRQGPVHIGIHFLTLRVEEAGERAVPSPDFLHQDGERFTFAHLINRDNVVGGVNVIAPPRCAGMKPEEISADLRQAEFTLENPLDSYAVYDEKVSHYVSPVCRGDEPRPGERAILLIDFTPYVPHI, encoded by the coding sequence ATGAGCATGGAAACACTGAGCCCGGTCGAGGCGACCGAGCTCAGCGAGGCCGGATTCGCTCGGTACGCTGCCGAGGACTTCCGGAAAAGGGTCGCCGAGTACGACGCCGACCGCCTCCTCGAAGAGTTACAGGAACAGTTCGTGGGGATGCCGAGTGACCCCTACGCACCGAACGCGAACCGGTACCGCCGCTACGGCCGGGCCGTCTACGTACCGTGGAGCGGGAACCTCACCTGGCTCCCGCCGGTCGAGGACCCCGAGCTGGGCGAGGCCACCGAGTACTTCCAGGGGGACTTCAACCCGGAGTTCCGCGGCGCGCGCCGCCGGTTCCCGGCGGTCCCCGCCGAGGCCAGGGCCAACGAACTGCTGAGGCAGATCATCCTGTTCGACGCCGAGCAGGCGCTGTGGCTGGACGAGCTCCGCCAAGGCCCGGTGCACATAGGCATCCACTTCCTGACCCTGCGGGTCGAAGAGGCCGGCGAACGGGCCGTGCCCTCCCCGGACTTCCTGCACCAGGACGGCGAGCGCTTCACCTTCGCCCACCTGATCAACCGCGACAACGTCGTCGGCGGAGTGAATGTCATCGCGCCTCCGCGCTGCGCCGGAATGAAACCGGAAGAGATCTCCGCCGATCTCCGCCAGGCGGAGTTCACCCTGGAGAACCCGTTGGATTCCTACGCGGTCTACGACGAAAAGGTCAGCCACTACGTGAGCCCGGTGTGCAGGGGAGACGAGCCGCGCCCCGGCGAACGCGCCATCCTGCTGATCGACTTCACGCCCTACGTCCCCCACATCTAG
- a CDS encoding DMT family transporter, giving the protein MTVEETVAPARSAPPLTVWLALLGALTLWASAFVGISSALADFTPGAISLVRYAVSSVVAVLMWLAYSRRRREKVEVPARRDVWPIVASAFLVVVVYSLGINYGEQSVTPGTASFIAGQAPVFSILLAWLLLRERVAGRGWLGVGIGAAGVVLMLFADQSGGVQINNGSLFVLAATVGECLYFVLSKPLLERYSPHALNAWVTVAGTVMLLPYAGQALSSLASAPTSSILLLVYLGIFPGAVAYLLWNMALAHLSVTATTSSLYALPAITIVMSVLWVDKLPSTLGVIGGLVSLVGAGLVANRQSH; this is encoded by the coding sequence ATGACCGTAGAGGAAACCGTGGCTCCGGCTCGATCAGCGCCGCCGCTCACGGTCTGGCTGGCCCTGCTGGGCGCACTCACCCTGTGGGCCTCGGCCTTCGTGGGGATCTCCTCCGCGCTCGCGGACTTCACACCGGGTGCCATCTCACTCGTGCGCTACGCGGTTTCCTCGGTGGTCGCCGTACTGATGTGGCTCGCGTACAGCCGGCGGCGCCGGGAGAAGGTGGAGGTTCCCGCCCGGCGGGACGTGTGGCCCATCGTGGCCTCCGCCTTCCTGGTCGTCGTGGTCTACAGCCTGGGCATCAACTACGGCGAGCAGTCGGTCACTCCCGGCACGGCCAGCTTCATCGCCGGTCAGGCGCCGGTCTTCAGCATCCTGCTGGCGTGGCTGCTCCTGCGTGAGCGGGTCGCGGGGCGCGGCTGGCTCGGCGTCGGCATCGGAGCGGCCGGCGTGGTGCTGATGCTGTTCGCCGACCAGAGCGGCGGCGTGCAGATCAACAACGGTTCGCTGTTCGTCCTGGCCGCGACGGTCGGAGAGTGCCTGTACTTCGTGCTGTCCAAGCCGCTGCTGGAGCGCTACAGCCCGCACGCGCTCAACGCGTGGGTGACCGTGGCCGGAACCGTCATGCTGCTGCCGTACGCGGGACAGGCCCTGTCGTCCCTCGCCTCGGCTCCCACCAGCAGCATCCTGCTCCTGGTGTACCTGGGCATCTTCCCCGGTGCCGTGGCCTATCTGCTCTGGAACATGGCGCTGGCGCACCTCAGCGTCACCGCGACGACCTCGTCGCTCTACGCACTTCCCGCCATCACGATCGTGATGTCCGTGCTCTGGGTCGACAAACTCCCGAGCACGCTCGGAGTGATCGGCGGGCTGGTCTCGCTGGTCGGCGCCGGACTGGTCGCCAACCGGCAGAGTCACTGA
- a CDS encoding class F sortase — MSASELAEAEEEARRKKRAPWGVIALVLLTGLALIRNGSGEFDEGPPQPATAAAADSRVPGATFAGAVKPLPYALPDRVRIPAIQVDAPMIPVGLDADGWVGAPPPEDPNLAGWFTGAVTPGEKGTAVVVGHVDNQQGPAVFYGLGALKKGNRVEVARQDAKTAVFEIYGIEVFAKDNFPGDRVYASKGAAELRVITCGGGFSKQNGYEGNVVAFARLVEVR, encoded by the coding sequence ATGTCTGCGTCCGAGCTGGCCGAGGCGGAAGAGGAGGCGCGACGGAAGAAGCGCGCCCCCTGGGGCGTGATAGCGCTGGTTCTGCTGACCGGCCTCGCGCTCATCCGGAATGGTTCGGGGGAATTCGACGAGGGCCCGCCACAGCCGGCGACCGCGGCCGCGGCGGACAGCCGCGTGCCCGGGGCCACCTTCGCCGGGGCCGTCAAGCCCCTCCCCTACGCCCTGCCGGACCGGGTCCGGATCCCGGCGATCCAGGTCGACGCGCCGATGATTCCCGTGGGCCTGGACGCGGACGGCTGGGTCGGCGCGCCACCCCCGGAGGACCCGAACCTGGCGGGCTGGTTCACCGGCGCCGTCACCCCCGGCGAGAAGGGAACCGCGGTCGTCGTCGGCCATGTCGACAACCAGCAGGGCCCCGCCGTGTTCTACGGACTCGGCGCCCTGAAGAAGGGAAACCGCGTCGAGGTCGCCCGGCAGGACGCGAAGACCGCCGTGTTCGAGATCTACGGCATCGAGGTGTTCGCGAAGGACAACTTCCCCGGCGACCGTGTCTACGCCTCCAAGGGGGCGGCGGAACTGCGGGTCATCACCTGCGGCGGCGGTTTCTCCAAGCAGAACGGCTACGAGGGCAACGTCGTCGCCTTCGCCCGCCTGGTCGAGGTGCGCTGA
- a CDS encoding universal stress protein: protein MTEQHSHQFERGTDGPKVIVVGVDGSDSSLRAAAYAAGLARRQHALLAVVYVQPVLAAGAALGAPVAETTDEIAEDLVAYIRDAAERLKGIFEVRWEFHTFRGDPFSGLVKAADDLKADAVVVGASEQAGHRIVGSVAVRLVKAGRWPVTVVP, encoded by the coding sequence GTGACGGAACAGCACTCCCATCAGTTCGAACGGGGCACGGACGGGCCGAAGGTGATCGTGGTCGGGGTGGACGGCTCCGACTCGTCCCTGCGGGCCGCGGCCTATGCCGCCGGCCTGGCCCGCCGCCAGCACGCGCTGCTCGCCGTGGTGTACGTGCAGCCGGTGCTGGCGGCGGGCGCGGCGCTCGGGGCGCCGGTGGCCGAGACGACCGACGAGATCGCCGAGGACCTGGTGGCGTACATCCGGGACGCGGCCGAGCGGCTCAAGGGGATATTCGAGGTCCGCTGGGAGTTCCACACGTTCCGCGGCGACCCGTTCAGCGGCCTCGTGAAGGCGGCGGACGACCTCAAGGCGGACGCGGTGGTCGTGGGGGCGTCCGAGCAGGCGGGCCACCGGATCGTCGGATCGGTGGCGGTGCGCCTGGTGAAGGCCGGGCGGTGGCCGGTGACGGTGGTGCCGTAG